A genome region from Tolypothrix sp. PCC 7712 includes the following:
- the aroF gene encoding 3-deoxy-7-phosphoheptulonate synthase → MINAKLAAQSHPSHQTIVKLSETVSFGGEELVIIGGPCTVESLEQMETVAQKLAAAPVQALRGGVYKPRTSPYAFQGMGEAGLEVLAEVRSRYNIPVVTEVMSIAQIEVVAAHADMLQVGSRNMQNFDLLKALGQAGKPILLKRGLAATIEEFVMAAEYILSHGNSDVVLCERGIRSFDNYTRNVLDLGAVAALKQITHLPVIVDPSHAVGKRELVAPMAKAAIACGADGLIIECHPEPEKSVSDARQALSLEDMVNLVDSLKPVATAVGRNISDLGVGVKSAPIFCAAA, encoded by the coding sequence GTGATTAATGCTAAACTCGCCGCCCAATCCCATCCTAGCCATCAGACAATTGTCAAACTCTCAGAAACAGTCAGTTTCGGTGGTGAGGAATTAGTGATTATTGGTGGCCCCTGCACAGTGGAAAGCTTAGAACAAATGGAAACAGTCGCCCAAAAGTTAGCAGCTGCACCTGTACAGGCTTTGCGCGGTGGTGTCTACAAACCCCGCACATCTCCCTACGCTTTCCAAGGAATGGGAGAAGCAGGATTAGAGGTTCTAGCAGAAGTGCGATCGCGTTACAATATCCCAGTCGTCACAGAAGTAATGTCAATTGCTCAAATTGAAGTAGTCGCGGCTCATGCTGATATGCTGCAAGTTGGTAGCCGCAATATGCAAAACTTCGACTTACTCAAAGCTTTGGGACAAGCTGGGAAGCCAATATTACTCAAGCGCGGACTAGCAGCGACAATTGAAGAATTTGTGATGGCTGCTGAATATATTTTGAGTCACGGTAATTCGGATGTGGTGCTGTGTGAGCGAGGTATCCGCAGCTTCGATAATTACACCCGCAATGTACTGGATTTAGGCGCAGTCGCAGCTCTCAAGCAAATTACTCACCTACCCGTGATTGTAGATCCATCCCATGCCGTAGGTAAACGGGAATTAGTAGCACCTATGGCTAAGGCTGCTATAGCTTGTGGCGCAGATGGCTTAATTATTGAGTGTCACCCAGAACCAGAAAAATCTGTATCTGATGCACGCCAAGCTTTGTCTTTAGAAGACATGGTGAATTTGGTTGATAGTTTAAAGCCCGTAGCCACAGCAGTTGGACGCAATATTTCCGATTTAGGGGTAGGTGTAAAATCTGCTCCTATTTTTTGTGCGGCGGCGTAA
- a CDS encoding pentapeptide repeat-containing protein has product MSELERYYRVLELEPGATLEEVNQAYKDLVFVWHPDRIPQDNLRLQQKAQDKLKAINEARDKLRSIKVKHQPTTYSQPHQHQPTTYSTPHPSHPPHPPQPKKSPPTSYEPSSKNTDLSGKDFSRANLSNKDLSGRNLSFANLSGANLSDTFMHKVNLRGADLSEANLFRANLLLADMREANLRSANLIGADLSGADLRGADLTGARIRSGDRLLVKLIGANLAGAIMPDGSIHH; this is encoded by the coding sequence ATGAGCGAGTTGGAGCGGTATTATAGAGTCTTGGAATTAGAGCCTGGAGCAACACTTGAAGAAGTAAACCAGGCTTATAAAGATTTGGTTTTTGTATGGCATCCCGATCGCATTCCCCAAGACAATCTCCGTTTACAACAAAAGGCGCAAGATAAGCTAAAAGCGATTAACGAAGCGCGTGATAAATTGCGTTCTATCAAAGTTAAGCATCAACCAACAACATACTCACAGCCGCATCAGCATCAACCGACAACATACTCAACGCCACATCCGTCACATCCGCCACATCCGCCTCAACCGAAAAAGTCACCGCCAACTAGCTATGAGCCATCATCTAAAAATACAGATTTGAGTGGCAAAGATTTTAGTCGAGCCAACTTGAGCAACAAAGATTTATCGGGGAGAAACCTGAGTTTTGCCAACTTGAGCGGTGCAAACCTCAGCGATACATTTATGCACAAAGTGAATCTCAGAGGTGCAGATTTATCGGAAGCCAATTTATTTAGAGCTAACCTCTTATTAGCAGATATGAGAGAAGCAAATTTACGTTCAGCCAACTTAATTGGAGCAGATTTGAGTGGCGCTGATTTGCGAGGCGCTGACTTAACAGGAGCGCGGATTCGCTCAGGCGATCGCCTTTTGGTTAAATTAATAGGAGCCAACCTCGCCGGCGCTATTATGCCTGATGGTTCTATTCATCATTAA
- a CDS encoding glutathione peroxidase yields the protein MSTNISDIAVKTINGEDKLLSEYAGKVLLIVNVASYCGYTSQYEGLERLNREYKDAGLRILAFPSNDFGAQEPGSNEEIVQFCTSKYGVSFELFDKVHAKDSEQHPLYTRLTNAVEPTGPVAWNFEKFLVNKQGEVVARFKSSVKPYSPELIATIESELAK from the coding sequence ATGAGTACCAACATTTCTGACATTGCAGTCAAAACCATCAACGGTGAGGATAAGCTACTGAGTGAGTATGCTGGCAAAGTACTCTTAATTGTGAATGTGGCTTCCTACTGTGGTTACACGTCTCAATATGAGGGATTAGAAAGATTGAACCGAGAGTATAAAGACGCTGGCTTAAGGATTCTGGCGTTTCCTAGCAATGACTTTGGCGCACAGGAGCCGGGCAGCAACGAAGAAATTGTACAATTCTGTACGAGCAAGTACGGAGTTAGTTTTGAACTGTTCGATAAAGTTCATGCTAAAGATTCGGAACAGCACCCACTTTATACCCGGCTCACCAATGCAGTTGAGCCTACGGGGCCTGTTGCTTGGAATTTTGAAAAATTTTTAGTGAATAAGCAAGGTGAAGTTGTAGCTCGTTTTAAAAGCAGCGTCAAACCATATTCACCTGAATTAATTGCCACAATTGAAAGCGAATTAGCAAAATAG
- a CDS encoding SDR family oxidoreductase: MNIAIIGCGYVGSAVAQYWRQKMNFVVTATTTTPTRVSSLEQVAQKVVVVKGNDADGLKKVLENQDVVLLSVGAKGADFYEEAYLQTAKTLASILPAFPNVRQLIYTGSYSVYGDKNGEFVDEETTANPSTTNGRIMKETEDVLLSAASEHLRVCILRLGGIYGPGRELIKIFGRLAGTSRPGNGDDVANWIHLDDIVGVIEFARQHNWQGIYNVVDDAHLSSREFFDNVLKTHNLPPINWDASLPSNRPYNAWVSNQKIKDAGYQLIHPQMIFK; encoded by the coding sequence ATGAACATTGCAATCATTGGTTGTGGTTATGTAGGTTCTGCAGTTGCTCAATATTGGCGGCAAAAAATGAATTTTGTAGTGACTGCAACCACAACTACACCAACACGTGTATCCTCATTAGAACAAGTAGCCCAAAAAGTTGTCGTAGTTAAAGGTAATGATGCAGATGGGCTAAAAAAAGTATTAGAAAATCAAGATGTAGTGCTGTTAAGTGTGGGTGCAAAAGGTGCTGATTTTTATGAAGAAGCTTATTTACAAACTGCCAAAACTTTAGCCTCTATTTTGCCAGCATTTCCAAATGTACGGCAACTCATCTACACAGGTAGTTATTCTGTGTATGGTGACAAAAATGGTGAGTTTGTAGATGAAGAAACTACAGCTAACCCTAGCACTACCAACGGTAGAATTATGAAGGAAACCGAAGATGTTTTGCTATCAGCAGCTAGCGAACATCTGAGAGTTTGTATTTTACGCTTAGGCGGCATTTATGGCCCAGGTAGAGAACTAATCAAAATATTTGGTCGCCTTGCTGGTACTAGTCGTCCTGGTAATGGTGATGATGTCGCCAATTGGATTCATCTGGATGATATTGTGGGTGTGATTGAGTTTGCGCGCCAACACAATTGGCAAGGAATTTATAATGTAGTTGACGATGCACATCTCAGTAGCCGTGAATTCTTTGATAATGTGTTAAAAACACACAATTTACCGCCGATTAATTGGGATGCTTCGCTTCCAAGTAACCGTCCCTATAATGCTTGGGTATCAAATCAAAAAATTAAGGATGCTGGATATCAATTGATTCATCCACAAATGATATTTAAGTAA